In Phaseolus vulgaris cultivar G19833 chromosome 3, P. vulgaris v2.0, whole genome shotgun sequence, the sequence tattatattttcaatttttctgtatttttttatctattaaatATGCAACAACAAACCGGCatgttatattttaatacataaatttacgtcatatttttctatttccaaaaatattacatttaacATGTCGTTATACATTAACACATgagtaaaaagtaaaaaagtaaaaaataaaatatgatactAAAATAGAGGGAAAAAACTTCTATGGTAAATTTGGCAAATATATTTTACATGAAATTAAACCTAGAAACTTTTTTCTATCTGCGcttcatttttatatatttatttgttcacatacttttcataaaatattttatagattattaaatatgaattaaatatattaatggaAATAGTATTTTGAGAGATGACTTTTTTTAAGAAAGTGATTGATTAGAATATAGTGTtgtgttttaaaataaagtcTCCCAATAAACTGATTTATTTGAAATGTTGTATCGTAGGTCAACCACCGTACGATGAAGCCATAAATGAGGGTCCATGTTAACTAACCCATGAATTGAGGAAAGCAGAAAGCTCTAGTTTTGTCCAGGGTTGCAAGAAATGATGAAGAAAGAAAACATTGCAGAAAAACGTTGAACACAACATTGTTggttatattaaaacaatgATCGTAAATGTCAACCAAAGTTTAATGAAGTTTTGTACGTTGGGCTTCAACTCCTCACCAGCGTCACAGACTCTGGCTATTCTATTAGATGCCATCTTGTTGACCAAAAAACAAAAGTTAGATGCCATCTCCCACCTCTCAATTATTCCTCTTTTCTTTAATAGAATGGAGATAGTGTACATGTGCTCCTAAAAGCATATTAGTTATTAGCATATAATAGAAATATTATCATAGAATAAATTCCTATTAAATATCAACTATCCAGATCAAATCAAATGCCTATTACTTTCTACGGTGTTAATTTGCATATTTTAAAACCatcaagaataaaatatttctattatattCCCCTATGAGTTGAATTAGAGTGACAAAGAGATTCGGACATGATTTTTTTAGGGTAAACACCATGATAATGTTTATTTTCATGGGTGTTGTGGCTGACCAAAGTAGGCATTGACCTAACACAAGGAATCAAGTTGAGTAATctttgttacttttttttttctcctttattGAAACTGCACGCATTACTTTTTTCATCGTATTGGGAATCCACGCTAAACTTCAAAATTAAAGTTCATTTAGTTGCGATCACCATAGAGAGATGGTCAACCATTGACAAAAAGACAAAAATGGAAAAGCTAAAGGGCGAAACTTCCGAGGAGATCCATATCATTTTATACTATATTTTATTACTGGAATGCACTCGGTGCTATACGTATACGCTAACTAATTAATGCCAAAGTCTCTGCAAGTCAACAACAAAATACCCTCTTCACTTTTCAAGGAACAATCTTCATTCTCGATAAACCTCAAAAGCCAAATTCAGAAACTTATCAAACATAACTTATTTATTGTCCTTCTCATCTCAaatttctaataataataataaaaacgaAGTGGTCGATaataaacattttcaatatTAATTGAGTACAGTAAGTGCATGAATGCGCTTGAAAATGACAAGACTCTACGTAATATAGTGTGGTCTTTCCATAAATTAATGGTATGCTAACAAAGAGAGAAACAGAACAAAAGAAGATAATATCTCTTCATTGTCTTCCCCCGTAGTTTCAACTTTGGAATTGATATGAATGTGTAAGTATGAAGGAAGGGAAATGAATTAATGAAGAGGAGTGTGTGGGTTGGCGGTGATGATTTATTttgcatttgaatttaaattttgtatggTAAAGATTGAATTGTTGAGTTGGGTTGGGAACTTCCCTGGGGCTTCCAACCAAGAAAGAAGTGGTGAGTGGTGGGACACACCACCAAGTCCTCCTTTGAAGCTTTACAGTAAGTAAACATTGTGTTTTGTCGCGGCACACCTTTTTTTGTATTGATAATGAATAATGGTATTGGTggaataaaaaacttatttctaaACAACATTATTCTACCCATTACTTCAATTTGCATGCAAAAGCAAAGTCCAACCAATATCCACGCTTCCATTGACGAAACTTAGTTGACTTTCTCATCCACCCTCTCTTTTATAACCAACCCCTTTCCCCTTCTCCTCTCTCCCATCAAAACCAAACCAACACCAAACCAACACCAAACTCTCCAACCCTCCATGCCACTAGATCTTGAAGCCCTTCCCAAGATTAGGATGGAAGAACAAACAGCCATTGAAGAAGCAGCTTCCGCTGGGTTGAAAAGTATGGAGCATCTCATTCGTGTCCTTTCCTCTCAaatcccttcttcttcttccgcCGCCTCCTCTTCTTCCACACACCACCGCCGTCTTAATCTCAACCACCTTGACTGCACGGAAATCACCGACTTCACTGTCTCCAAGTTCAAACAAGTCATCAACTTGTTGAATCGCACCGGTCACGCTCGCTTTCGTCGCGCACCTTCCCATCCCTCTCCCTCCCCCTCTCTTCCTTCTCCACCGCAACCTCACACTCAAAAACCCGCTCTTCATTTTGCAAACCCTAAGGTCAAGTCTATTCCCAATCCCAACCCTTCTTCCACGGATTTCTCGGTCTCTCAATACTCCAAGACCAAAGACACCACCTTTACCATATCCCCTCCCATCTCCACCACCACCTCCTCCTTCATGTCCTCCATCACGGCCGACGGAAGCGTCTCCGACGGCAAGATCGGCCCCGCCATCCTCTCCTCCGGGAAGCCTCCTCTCTCCTCATCCCACCGCAAAAGGTGTCACGACGCCACCCTCTCCGCCGGGAAAGCCTCATCCTCCGCCAACTGTCATTGCTCCAAGAGAAGGTAAAATTCATTTCACAcccattttaataaatttcaaactaaacaataaaattaatgattttgtttttgCCTTTCATCAGGAAATCCCGTCTGAAACGAATGATTCGAGTGCCGGCGGTGAGTTCGAAGATCGCCGATATCCCTGTGGACGAGTACTCCTGGAGAAAGTATGGTCAAAAACCCATCAAGGGATCACCCTACCCAcggtatttttttttactccTACCCTTCTGTAATATTGTTGAATCCGTCAAAGTCAAACATCAATCTCCACCCCTTTCAACTTTGGAACCCTCGAatgatataattattttatttttaacatttgtcggagattaattattcttttttgtAATGGCAGAGGGTACTACAAGTGCAGTAGCGTGCGAGGGTGTCCGGCGAGGAAGCACGTGGAGCGGGCCCAGGATGACCCCAACATGCTCATCGTTACCTACGAGGGAGAGCACCGTCATCCGCAGCCGCGTCTGCCGGAAACCGCCGCCACCGCTGCAGTTGCTTTCGGTGCTCAGGCTGTTTAAGCGAGTGGTAGATCGGAAACTTAGAAACCGAAACCGACAGTGATGAGTGATAGCCGCTGTTTGCAATTAACCGAGGAAGTTGTAACGGTGGTGTAACAGTGGGGAAAAAGAAAGGAAGTTCTtgcaagcaaggcaaagtaaagaAAAGAAGCAAAGTCAACTTTTGCTTTGTTGGTTGTGACCTTTGTGGACCAGAAGAGTCCTCCTCTAGCAGAGGATAAGCACTTTTTTGTAAATTtgacaaaaatttataaattatacttgtttttttttatcttttgaattGAATTAATTGACACACTGAATGCATTGGAGCAATGAAAAAATGattcttaatatttataaaagtagAAATAGTTTTTGGTTGGATTTAAAAGGTAGGATTATATTGTTGGGGAGGTGTGAGATATAATGTAATGAAATCCAAGTTGAAAGAAAAGTATAGATTCGATTGGGTTGAAAAGGAGGGTTGAGAGTGAAAGAAAAAGTCAAAGGTGAAGTGAGAAATGGAGAATCTCTGTAACTTGTCTATGGAGTATGCTGCCAGTGGGTCCCACTCCACCAGATTCCAATATTTGGGTTGCATTGTAAAATCAACACACTCTGTCTTCTGCTTTCACACATTTCaagatatatatattattcaaatataacaaaacaaatATCACCGATAAATATGCTTTTTTCTTCTtgccatttttttaaaaattttctttttttatttagtttcatTCTTTAATAAATTGtgtcaattttattttcttaacaaTTTCTTTCGGTAATTTCCTTACACttaatttaaagtaaaaataatatcaaGCATTATATGAATTTGTTAGTTTTTCATTTcctaaaaaatgaatttttattcccttcatttttaaatatctttttaaataaaataaatttacagAAATACTATATAAATCTTAGGGTGACAAAGCGGGCCAGTCCACTCCACATTGGCCCGCCCCGCACCTGGCCCGCAAAAATGCAGGGCGGGTTGGTCCGTTCCGCAAAGTTATTGAGGGTTAGAATTCCCGATCCGCCCCACATTAGAGTTGGCTCgcgatttttttttaaaaattaaatattactttttttatattttgttgttaaaaaattgtcaaattaaacctatatatttgttactatcaaatccaatttttttttcttccttttcaaacatagtcaaacataaaaaaaatgaaacattaagataaatataaaatatcactattcttccacttccaaaacattaaacatacctaatttcaaaacattaaacataaacattaattaaaaaacattaaacataaacattattgacattcttccatttcaataacattggatgtcgccttagaagaactttcattattttttcataattataatcttctcCGTCATCTGCAcacattaaaacaatgacatttttttttcttgctggttagcgggccagcccgccccgctgctggcccgcgcgggccgcgggctaatgcgggttgaaaaggttaactcgccccgcgttttttaccTGCGGGCCGCGGTCAGTCCGCATGGCCCGCatcgctttgccatccctaataaatctgaatttatatttttattaattattaattatattcatcACTTTATTCGAAAATATACAGTAAGTGAGAATAAagatattttgtaaataaatatattatttgtaaagatatagaaaaatagtcttagaagatctaaatattttattattaaatttaaaagagcatataaatagaaattcagttatttagtttttattttaaaaaaagaaccaccatcttTCTAAAAAGCtcttttcctttcctctttcTTCTCTATAAGATTCTAATCTCCTCGCTCATCAGTTCGACGATCGGAGTCAATTATCAGACTTCTAGCAGTAAATACTACAAGACTGTCTGATCAGAATCTCTGATGGAGTAAGTTCACTTTTGctcttctctttgagtcaaattttgaacttgttaggttgtTTCTGCCTTTGCTTTGCATGTGATCCTTTTAGCTTCAGGGTTAATCTCTTTTAGCTCAGGGTcatagtgatatagttagatctTTTGTTAGGATTTTGTGGTGCAAGTTAAGTTATCTTTAAGTTCTTGATggatttggagctcttagtaaGTATCTGCAAAATTTTAGGTAAGGGAAGTTAGTTTAAATTTCCAATAGAACACTAGGCTAAAATATATCTAGATGACGGGGTCATCAGTCTCAAACTTTCTTCCAAGATTGTTTGTTTCAAGTATATTTGAAATTGACTGagatttgaatgtgaaatttgatatatggttgttgttataaaattataatgttgtTGAGTATTGGTTGTTTGATGTTGATTTAGAGTAATTTCAGCTATAGCATGAACTTTGTTATTTGGGGTGCACTCTGGTGTCATTTAGCTcacactaaaatattttcgttcaatcCAAAAGTCTTGGGTGCACTCTGGTGTCATTTAGCTcacactaaaatattttcgatcaatccaaaagTACTAGGTGCACTCAGGTGTCATTTAGCTcacactaaaatattttcgatcaatTCAAAAGTACTAGGTGCACTCTGGTGT encodes:
- the LOC137807281 gene encoding probable WRKY transcription factor 17 — its product is MPLDLEALPKIRMEEQTAIEEAASAGLKSMEHLIRVLSSQIPSSSSAASSSSTHHRRLNLNHLDCTEITDFTVSKFKQVINLLNRTGHARFRRAPSHPSPSPSLPSPPQPHTQKPALHFANPKVKSIPNPNPSSTDFSVSQYSKTKDTTFTISPPISTTTSSFMSSITADGSVSDGKIGPAILSSGKPPLSSSHRKRCHDATLSAGKASSSANCHCSKRRKSRLKRMIRVPAVSSKIADIPVDEYSWRKYGQKPIKGSPYPRGYYKCSSVRGCPARKHVERAQDDPNMLIVTYEGEHRHPQPRLPETAATAAVAFGAQAV